In Synechococcus sp. CB0101, a genomic segment contains:
- a CDS encoding DUF1816 domain-containing protein: MTTLFQPLRSVANGLGLAWWARVETRQPDVTYWFGPYVRRSSLEEALPPFLADLRSEGAAEVNHALLRARRGEPFTISAD, from the coding sequence ATGACCACCCTGTTCCAGCCCCTGCGCAGCGTTGCCAATGGGCTTGGTCTGGCCTGGTGGGCTCGGGTGGAGACGCGCCAGCCCGATGTGACCTATTGGTTTGGCCCCTACGTGCGGCGCAGCAGCCTTGAGGAGGCCCTGCCGCCATTCCTGGCGGATTTGCGCAGTGAAGGTGCAGCCGAGGTGAACCACGCCCTGCTGCGTGCCCGCCGCGGCGAGCCCTTCACCATCAGTGCTGACTGA